In Sander vitreus isolate 19-12246 chromosome 7, sanVit1, whole genome shotgun sequence, a genomic segment contains:
- the plpbp gene encoding pyridoxal phosphate homeostasis protein isoform X1, giving the protein MWKVAMSEEVRKALQSVVERVNQAAARRPKTLPAVPPRLVAVSKTKPPEMVVEAYRQGQRNFGENYVNELVDKASDPLILDSCPDIKWHFIGHLQKNNVNKLLGVPNLFLVETVDSAKLAERVNSSWQRVRGASAQRLKIMVQLNTSGEQSKHGLPPEETVNTVKHIVSQCSALHFLGLMTIGRYGYDLTLGPNPDFQMLLSRRQEVCDALKLPLEDVELSMGMSTDFEHAIEVGSTNVRVGSVIFGNRDYPNSAANTPNPSPAPSPNPSPAPSPEKTTKAVSEEAAKKMQHLTVSGH; this is encoded by the exons ATGTGGAAAGTAGCAATGTCGGAGGAGGTTAGGAAGGCGCTACAGTCGGTAGTGGAACGGGTGAACCAGGCGGCGGCACGGCGTCCCAAG ACACTACCAGCCGTGCCGCCCCGCCTCGTAGCTGTCAGCAAGACAAAACCCCCAGAGATGGTTGTGGAGGCCTACAGACAAGGGCAGCGTAACTTTGGAGAAAATTAT GTTAACGAACTTGTGGACAAAGCTTCAGACCCTCTG ATTTTAGACTCGTGTCCAGACATCAAGTGGCACTTTATCGGCCATCTACAGAAGAACAATGTCAACAAACTTTTGG GCGTGCCAAACCTGTTCCTTGTGGAGACGGTCGACTCGGCCAAACTGGCTGAGAGGGTCAACAGCTCGTGGCAGCGTGTCAGAGGAGCCAGCGCACAGAGGTTAAAGATCATGGTGCAGCTCAACACCAGCGGAGAACAGA GTAAACATGGGCTTCCGCCAGAGGAGACGGTAAACACAGTGAAACACATTGTGTCCCAGTGCTCTGCCCTGCACTTCTTAGGACTCATGACCATTGGACGCTACGGCTACGACCTCACCCTGGGGCCCAATCCGGACTTTCAG ATGCTGCTGAGTCGGAGGCAGGAGGTGTGCGACGCTCTGAAGCTGCCTCTGGAGGACGTCGAGCTCAGCATGGGTATGTCCACAGATTTTGAACACGCG ATTGAGGTGGGCTCCACCAACGTGCGAGTGGGTAGCGTCATATTCGGCAACAGAGATTATCCCAACAGTGCAGCAAACACTCCAAATCCCAGCCCGGCCCCAAGCCCCAACCCCAGCCCGGCCCCCAGCCCGGAGAAAACAACCAAGGCGGTGTCCGAAGAGGCCGCCAAGAAGATGCAGCACCTCACTGTGTCTGGACACTAA
- the plpbp gene encoding pyridoxal phosphate homeostasis protein isoform X2 has protein sequence MVVEAYRQGQRNFGENYVNELVDKASDPLILDSCPDIKWHFIGHLQKNNVNKLLGVPNLFLVETVDSAKLAERVNSSWQRVRGASAQRLKIMVQLNTSGEQSKHGLPPEETVNTVKHIVSQCSALHFLGLMTIGRYGYDLTLGPNPDFQMLLSRRQEVCDALKLPLEDVELSMGMSTDFEHAIEVGSTNVRVGSVIFGNRDYPNSAANTPNPSPAPSPNPSPAPSPEKTTKAVSEEAAKKMQHLTVSGH, from the exons ATGGTTGTGGAGGCCTACAGACAAGGGCAGCGTAACTTTGGAGAAAATTAT GTTAACGAACTTGTGGACAAAGCTTCAGACCCTCTG ATTTTAGACTCGTGTCCAGACATCAAGTGGCACTTTATCGGCCATCTACAGAAGAACAATGTCAACAAACTTTTGG GCGTGCCAAACCTGTTCCTTGTGGAGACGGTCGACTCGGCCAAACTGGCTGAGAGGGTCAACAGCTCGTGGCAGCGTGTCAGAGGAGCCAGCGCACAGAGGTTAAAGATCATGGTGCAGCTCAACACCAGCGGAGAACAGA GTAAACATGGGCTTCCGCCAGAGGAGACGGTAAACACAGTGAAACACATTGTGTCCCAGTGCTCTGCCCTGCACTTCTTAGGACTCATGACCATTGGACGCTACGGCTACGACCTCACCCTGGGGCCCAATCCGGACTTTCAG ATGCTGCTGAGTCGGAGGCAGGAGGTGTGCGACGCTCTGAAGCTGCCTCTGGAGGACGTCGAGCTCAGCATGGGTATGTCCACAGATTTTGAACACGCG ATTGAGGTGGGCTCCACCAACGTGCGAGTGGGTAGCGTCATATTCGGCAACAGAGATTATCCCAACAGTGCAGCAAACACTCCAAATCCCAGCCCGGCCCCAAGCCCCAACCCCAGCCCGGCCCCCAGCCCGGAGAAAACAACCAAGGCGGTGTCCGAAGAGGCCGCCAAGAAGATGCAGCACCTCACTGTGTCTGGACACTAA